In the genome of Thermoproteus tenax Kra 1, the window TAGGATCTATTTTAATGGCAGTCGACAGAGGCACTGCGGCTTTTGTCAGCACCACAAACTTCATCGTTCCCTCTAATAGAGTGCTTTTATAAGTGTAATTACATATAACGCAGAAGCCCACTTAGGCTGAAGACTAAAACTAGCTAAATCTATACCAGACGCCGAAGCCTGAGCGTGGGTAGTTCCAATCTATGTTGTCGTAGGGACACACGACTCTACAAGTGCCGCATTCAAGACAAGCCTCCGTGCTCAACACAACTATCTCTCCTTGTTGGACATAGCACTTGGCTGGACACATATAAGTACATGGTTTCTTTTCACATTTTCTACATATTTCTTGGTCTTTTATTTTAATATGAGGACGGTAGATATCTGTGTCCCAAGCGTTAACATTAAGCCTCTCTTCAATGGTCAAGAACTTTACAGTGCTCATAGGTATGCAAACGCGTACATCATATTTATTAGTATCTTCCCCAGGGATGCCCCCGAGTCGTCCAAGGTTTTCCTAAGCGCCGAGGCCACAGTGGGCGGCCTGTCCTCTATAGTTAGATAGTTGCGCATAAAGAGGTTGACAAAGTTCGGCAGATCGCCAAAGGTGAAGCTATTCGATAGGACCTTCTCAGCGTTTTTGAACGCCATTAGGTCTCTCATAATGAAGCTGTTGCGCAACTTGTCCTCATAGCGGGAGAGCTGATCCGGCCCGCCCGCCTCCTTTATTGTCTCTGCCGCCAAGACTCCCGAGGCAACCGCGAAATCCACGCCCCTAATTAGAACTCCCCCATGCATGAGGAAGCCGGCCGCATCGCCAACGATGAGGAGGCCGTCGTAGGAAAACTTGGGCGGCGCCATATTGATTCCGGCAACCGGCGTTAAGTGGGCCGAGTATTCCTGCATCTGGGCGCCGGCCACCAGTTTGGAGATATGGGGGTGCAACCTAAACCTCTCCGCCAGATCGTAGACGGGGGTCTTCAGCTTAGGCCACGAGGTCAGATATAGGACTATCCCCAACGCCACTGAGTCTTTATAGGTGTATAAGAAGGCGCCTCCAGGTAGATACTCGGTGGGCCAACCGGCGAAAGCCCACGCAAGGCCCTCGTCCTCAGAAAGCCCCAGTCTGTCCTCCAACGTCCTTCTATTATCGAACTTTAACACCTCCTTAACTCCTATCGCGACCAGTTCAGGCTTAAGCTTTCCAACTATGCCGGCCCTCTCTAATAGAAGTCTGTTCACTCCCTCGGCGTCGATAATATAGTCTGCGTAAACTTTGTCCGAACCTGATCTGACGCCGATAAACCTCCCCCTCTCGTCTCTGATCAGCTCATCTACCACCACCTCAGTCACTATCTTTGCGCCGGCGTTGACGGCCAACTTGCCCAACCACGATGTAAATGACGCCAGCGGTGCGACGAAGCTAGTTTTCTCGGGCTTGACAGTCTCAAACTCTACCGTCGTAATGCTCTCCTCCGACATCAATGAGATGCGCTCCTTGCGGACCCAACGGTCAGTAGGCGCGTCTTTACGAAATTCTGGTAAATATTTGTCTAGCCAATAAGCGTATATTCTTCCGCCGTAAACTTGCTTTGAGCCCGGCTCCCTCCCCCGCTCGATGACGAGGACTTTAAAACCGGCCGTAGCAAGCTTGTAGGCAGCGGCGAGACCACCGGGGCCGGCTCCGACTATAACCACATCAAATTTCGACGACATTAGCAACGGTCTTTATCATATCTTAAAAATATTGGGGAAGGCTCCAGCTGAAAATCTTCACAAAAAAAGCCTATTGCCTATTGATCT includes:
- a CDS encoding ferredoxin family protein — its product is MSTVKFLTIEERLNVNAWDTDIYRPHIKIKDQEICRKCEKKPCTYMCPAKCYVQQGEIVVLSTEACLECGTCRVVCPYDNIDWNYPRSGFGVWYRFS
- a CDS encoding FAD-dependent oxidoreductase encodes the protein MSSKFDVVIVGAGPGGLAAAYKLATAGFKVLVIERGREPGSKQVYGGRIYAYWLDKYLPEFRKDAPTDRWVRKERISLMSEESITTVEFETVKPEKTSFVAPLASFTSWLGKLAVNAGAKIVTEVVVDELIRDERGRFIGVRSGSDKVYADYIIDAEGVNRLLLERAGIVGKLKPELVAIGVKEVLKFDNRRTLEDRLGLSEDEGLAWAFAGWPTEYLPGGAFLYTYKDSVALGIVLYLTSWPKLKTPVYDLAERFRLHPHISKLVAGAQMQEYSAHLTPVAGINMAPPKFSYDGLLIVGDAAGFLMHGGVLIRGVDFAVASGVLAAETIKEAGGPDQLSRYEDKLRNSFIMRDLMAFKNAEKVLSNSFTFGDLPNFVNLFMRNYLTIEDRPPTVASALRKTLDDSGASLGKILINMMYAFAYL